A part of Aegilops tauschii subsp. strangulata cultivar AL8/78 chromosome 2, Aet v6.0, whole genome shotgun sequence genomic DNA contains:
- the LOC109745294 gene encoding probable CCR4-associated factor 1 homolog 11, whose amino-acid sequence MKMQTEAAAAGGQGRLMIRQVWANNVESEFQAIRQVAERFPYVSMDTEFPGVIHCPSKHHATLTPSERYAALKANVDALHLIQVGLAFAASPDAPPAVAFEINLREFDPRVHRHNPSSVALLAGHGLDFARQRRQGVDARVFAALLMSSGLVCSGSGSGAPTWVTFHSAYDFGYLVKLLMGRKLPRTLPEFLGLVRVFFGDQVYDARHVMGSCAGLYGGLDALAAQLGVERAAGMSHQAGSDAALTWDVFRRIREVYFAGNTRQGQGVGNFAGVLYGLELELDLAAAPAPAADNGNGNGNRNNKNKCGSGNGAGGRGNNRRAVAALR is encoded by the coding sequence atgAAGATGCAGacggaggccgccgccgccgggggGCAGGGGAGGCTGATGATCCGGCAGGTGTGGGCGAACAACGTGGAGTCGGAGTTCCAGGCGATCCGGCAGGTGGCGGAGCGGTTCCCGTACGTGTCCATGGACACGGAGTTCCCGGGCGTGATCCACTGCCCCAGCAAGCACCACGCGACCCTGACCCCGTCGGAGCGCTACGCGGCGCTCAAGGCGAACGTGGACGCGCTCCACCTGATCCAGGTGGGCCTGGCGTTCGCGGCGTCCCCCGACGCGCCGCCGGCGGTGGCGTTCGAGATCAACCTGCGCGAGTTCGACCCGCGCGTGCACCGCCACAACCCCAGctcggtggccctgctggcgggCCACGGGCTCGACTTCGCGAGGCAGCGGAGGCAGGGCGTGGACGCGCGCGTCTTCGCGGCGCTGCTCATGTCGTCGGGGCTGGTGTGCTCCGGGTCTGGCAGCGGCGCGCCGACGTGGGTGACGTTCCACTCGGCCTACGACTTCGGGTACCTGGTGAAGCTGCTCATGGGGCGCAAGCTGCCGCGCACGCTGCCCGAGTTCCTGGGCCTGGTGCGCGTCTTCTTCGGCGACCAGGTGTACGACGCGCGCCACGTCATGGGCAGCTGCGCCGGGCTCTACGGCGGGCTGGATGCCCTGGCGGCGCAGCTGGGCGTGGAGCGCGCCGCGGGGATGTCCCACCAGGCGGGGTCGGACGCCGCGCTCACCTGGGACGTCTTCCGCCGCATCCGGGAGGTCTACTTCGCCGGCAACACCAGGCAGGGCCAGGGCGTCGGCAACTTCGCCGGCGTGCTCTACGGGCTGGAGCTAGAGCTCGACCTCGCCGCGGCCCCCGCGCCCGCCGCCGACAACGGCAACGGCAACGGCAACAGGAACAACAAGAACAAGTGCGGCAGCGGCAACGGCGCCGGCGGCCGAGGCAACAACAGGCGGGCCGTGGCGGCGCTGAGATGA